The genomic region AGTGATAAATCTCAAGAGTTCTTTCACATTATTAATTGTACAGCGTGGTAATTTTCACATCCACAGGGTGGAATTGATTGTGTGGGAAGTTAAAATCACTGTTACCTTAATAACATAATGTACCTTTCCATTCATTAATGGAAAATATCTATTGTTTCTGGGTATAAAGGACACAAAAGATTTTACAGCCCTTTTCTCCTTTAAGGCCTGATGCACCAAGGTCTTAACTGAAAACCATAGCGACACCTTTCTAAACTGGATACCACAAtgacacctgtctaaactggaTACCACAATGACACCTGTCTAAACTAATAACAACAGTGGAATCTGTCTGAATTGGACACCACAGTGACATCTGTCTAAACTGGAAACCACAGTGATACATGTCCAAGCTGGACATCACAGATGGACCTGTCAAAACTAGACACCATAATGACACCTGTCATATCTGGATACTATCGTTACACCTGTCTGAATTGTACACCGCATTAAATATGTCTTAACTTGATATCAGTGATATCTGTTGGTGTGGAACACcacagtgacacctgtctaaactgaaaaccacagtgacacctgtctaaactgaaaaccacagtgacacctgtctaaactggacacaacagtgacacctgtctaaactggacaCAACAGTGACATCTGTCTAAACTGGACACcacagtgacacctgtctaaactggacaccacagtgacacctgtctaaactggacaCCACAGCCACATCTGTCTAAACTGGACACcacagtgacacctgtctaaactggacaccacagtgacacctgtctaaactggacaCAACAGCCACATCTGTCTAAACTGGATACCACAGTGACACCTGTCTTAACTGAAAACCACAGTGACCCTTGTCTTAAATGATCACtacagtgacacctgtctaaactggacaCCACAGTGACATCTGTCTAAACTGGACACcacagtgacacctgtctaaactgaaaACCACAGTGACATCTGTCTAAACTGGACACcacagtgacacctgtctaaactggacaccacaatgacacctgtctaaactggacaCCACAGTGACATCTGTCTAAACTGGACACcacagtgacacctgtctaaactggacaccacagtgacacctgtctaaactgaaaACCACAGTGACATCTGTCTAAACTGGACACCACAAtgacacctgtctaaactgaaaACCACAGTGACATCTGTCTAAACTGGACACCACAAtgacacctgtctaaactgaaaACCACAGTGACATCTGTCTAAACTGGACACCACAAtgacacctgtctaaactgaaaACCACAGTCACATCTGTCTAAACTGGACACAACAGCCACATCTGTCTAAACTGGACACCACAGTGACATCTGTCTAAACTGGACACcacagtgacacctgtctaaactggacaccacagtgacacctgtctaaactggacaCCACAGTGACATCTGTCTAAACTGGACACcacagtgacacctgtctaaactggacaCCACAGTGACATCTGTCTAAACTGGACACcacagtgacacctgtctaaactggacaCCACAGTGACATCTGTCTAAACTGGACACCACAGTGACATCTGTCTAAACTGGACACcacagtgacacctgtctaaactggacaccacagtgacacctgtctaaactggacaCAACAGCCacacctgtctaaactggacaCCACAGTGGCATCTGTCTAAACTAGACACcacagtgacacctgtctaaactggaAAACCACAGTGACATCTGTCTAAACTGGACACCACAGTGACATCTGTCTAAACTGGACACcacagtgacacctgtctaaactggacaccacagtgacacctgtctaaactggacaCAACAGCCACATCTGTCTAAACTGGACACCACAGTGGCATCTGTCTAAACTAGACACcacagtgacacctgtctaaactggaAAACCACAGTGACATCTGTCTAAACTGGACACCACAAtgacacctgtctaaactggacaCAACAGTGACATTTGTCTAAACTGGACACcacagtgacacctgtctaaactggacacaacatcaaaacatttgaaactatttatttatttctgacAGTGTTGGTGCATTGTAGTTATGTTTAATTAAATCCTTTTGTGATCTTTCTGATATTTCATCAACATATTGCTTTCGTGAGCTAGACTTGCAcctaaggggggggggggggtctttaTATAGTTTCTTTCTGCAAATGTTCGATAAATAAATTGGTTCAAAGAGTCCAAATGATTCTCAAACGTTTGATAAATAAGTTGGTCCAAAGATTCTAAAATGCTCCATAactatttgtttgtttgcttggattaacagccagggtaacTTTAAGGCAGGGTCTgcatgtagtagttggtgactacctcactgaacaacatacaggaggcccgtTCCATGCCACCAACTTATAGGGGGAAAGTGTCTTGTCCGAGCCACAGCCACAACTGAGCAGAACGGCCAATTTTTCATGCACCTTGGACCTACATATGAGGTTACTTGGGCAGGGCTCTAACTGACTGAACTATCTTGGCCCCCGTTCcataaataaatttgtaaataaGTTGGCTTACATAttctcatatacatgtattccataAATAAGTTGGCCCATAGAttcttatatacatacatttttatgtatatGGTCCAGTTTTAAATAAAGTGTAGCCAAATCAACTTGTAGACTAATTACCAACACATTGTAATAACAAAAGGcgtaatgggcctgtatcactcatctGTTCTACAGCTTATCAAGTAAAGACTTTGTTGGAACATTACATTGGTGTGAATCATTAAGTTGCTTTAGGTCATGGAGATGTCAAATTCACTcattctttgaaaaaaaagaagatttatttgaataaacatgGTAGCACTTCCTAACAGTTTAAGCACATTTGACTCCAGTGGTCTTGTAAGGAGATCTAGGTTATTCATTTGCACCAGTGTGGTAgacctttatcccagcatgctactggcccatGCAATGTCATGAATCTTGATTTTTGAGAAGTTGTTCTAAAAGATTTAAATGCATTTGACCCTGAAAGTAGGTCAGGTTCATTCCTTTGAACCAAATTTGTTATCCTTCTTTCCACCATCCCTCAGACACAATATCAAGACCATCAGCATTTTGGTTTATGAGAAACCAACTGACGGACGATGTAACATGCAAATTTTAGCTAACAGAAATCCTTGttccaaacaaaattaaaagttcATGAGATACATAAgtagtatatagatatgtaattgATAAGATGTTAACATTTCTAATTTTGACAACTTCACTGCATATAAAGGAtgaaatgttaaattttcacatatatcacaatattgtGGTGAAAGATGATTTTCAATgataatgtgtaatatatataatgttaacaatGGCAAGTGTAGTCTACACACTagaacagcaaaaatatatGTCCATATAGAGGCTTGTCCAAGTGTAGACTACATCATTTGTGATCATACACTACTGTAGATCACCTTTGACAGGAGTCCAATCAAACCTCAGAGGAGTCAGTTCACCACTTACATGCTCAGAGGAGTCAGTTCACCACTTACATGCTCAGAGGAGTCAGTTCACCACTTACATGCTCAGAGGAGTCAGTTCATCACTTACATGCTCAGAGGAGTCAGTTCATCACTTACATTCACAGCAATGAAGACATGAGATagaaattttaataattttttaatcTATGAACACTTCAATAGCAATACCTTTATTACAAATCAATGAAAAGCATAGCTAATGTTATAAATAAACTCATTCCACCCATCACATAAAAACTGCATGTTTATACACCTATTCACAAAAGTGAATGCTAACTAACTTTATCCTGCTGTTCATACAATAAATCGCGAGCCTCCTCAGCATTTAAGTCCATGATATCAATGAGCTCATTTGTCAAAGTATAAGTCTTTCCTTTCCAATCGAACTTGGTAGGTGGGTTATTTTCACccttttcaaattcaaaatatcgACTGATTTCAATGGCAATGCTAGATTTGATAAGTCCAATTCCACCAAGGGCCGAGGCTGCTGGGTGATACACACGTCCTGTGTTAGGTAACATACAAATTCTCTGAGGTTCAAATTTTACAGTCAGTGAAGTTCCTGCCCCTCCATATGacaagaggtcaaggtcacctgGAGATGGTGTGTCTAAAATATGTGTGTAAACAATAGGTCTATCGTCACACCGTATAAAGTTACGTTCCCTGCCACAGGGGGATAAAAAAGGAAAATCTTCTCTATATCTTGAAGTCTCATTCAATCTTAATCttttg from Pecten maximus chromosome 11, xPecMax1.1, whole genome shotgun sequence harbors:
- the LOC117338204 gene encoding UPF0598 protein CG30010-like is translated as MHLLRLRFNAKNYCQPKLWCRSVHYIQGQSPEPKIREYFYFIDHQGQLFLDDAKMKNFTSCFKEKDFLAFFFKRLRLNETSRYREDFPFLSPCGRERNFIRCDDRPIVYTHILDTPSPGDLDLLSYGGAGTSLTVKFEPQRICMLPNTGRVYHPAASALGGIGLIKSSIAIEISRYFEFEKGENNPPTKFDWKGKTYTLTNELIDIMDLNAEEARDLLYEQQDKVS